One segment of Ureibacillus thermophilus DNA contains the following:
- the mecA gene encoding adaptor protein MecA: MDIERVNENTIKLFITYRDIEDRGYSREEIWYNRAKGEELFWDMIGEINTEEYFDLDGPIWIHVNASEQGLEVIVTRANATDSDPNSLFSNFEEHEATIGNKDPFNPFDEDDVLNHEGITNMSIYKFKDIDEIVPVANRLVEYGLNSSLYKYENDYYIAIDFSGVNDSATRQNIRSILNEFLTSSKMTIYRLQEYGTTIMEEDCFETIVHYFD, from the coding sequence ATGGACATCGAACGCGTAAATGAAAATACAATCAAGCTCTTTATCACATATCGTGATATAGAGGATCGCGGTTACAGCCGTGAAGAAATTTGGTATAACAGAGCAAAAGGCGAAGAATTGTTTTGGGATATGATTGGTGAAATCAATACAGAAGAATATTTTGATTTAGATGGGCCTATTTGGATTCACGTGAATGCCTCTGAACAAGGGCTGGAAGTGATTGTGACACGTGCCAATGCAACGGATTCCGATCCAAACTCTCTCTTCTCAAATTTTGAAGAACATGAAGCAACCATCGGAAATAAAGACCCATTCAATCCCTTCGATGAAGATGATGTGCTAAACCATGAAGGAATTACAAATATGTCTATATATAAATTCAAGGATATTGATGAAATTGTACCAGTAGCCAATCGACTAGTTGAATACGGGTTAAACAGCTCTTTATATAAATATGAAAATGATTACTACATTGCCATTGATTTTTCGGGCGTGAATGATAGTGCAACTCGCCAAAACATCCGCTCAATATTAAATGAGTTTTTAACAAGTTCCAAAATGACGATTTATCGTTTGCAAGAATATGGAACAACGATTATGGAAGAAGATTGCTTCGAAACAATCGTTCATTATTTTGATTAA